In Microbacterium terrisoli, the genomic stretch ATCTCGAGCCTGCGTGAGCGGTTCGGCGAGCTCGAGGCGGGGGCGGAGACCGGCGTGACCGCTGCCGTCGCCGGCCGGGTCGTGTTCAGCCGCAACACGGGCAAGCTGTGCTTCGCGTCTCTGCAGTCGGGGGACGGCAGCCGCATCCAGGCCATGGTCTCGCTCGCCTCCGTCGGTGAGGAGTCCCTGCAGCGCTGGAAGGAACTCGTCGACCTGGGCGACCACGTGTACGTGGGCGGCGAGGTCATCTCCAGCCGCCGCGGTGAGCTGTCGATCATGGTGACCGACTGGGCGATCGCCTCGAAGGCGTTGCTGCCGCTGCCGAACATGTACACCGAGCTGAGCGAAGAGAGCCGCGTGCGCAGCCGGTTCCTCGACCTCATCGTGCGCGACCGGGCCCGCGCGACGGTGCGCGCACGTGCGGCGGTCAACGCGAGCCTGCGGCGCACGTTCGCGGAGCGCGACTTCATCGAGGTCGAGACGCCGATGCTGCAGATTCAGCACGGCGGCGCCTCGGCGCGCCCGTTCGTCACGCATTCGAACGCATTCGACGCGGAGCTGTACCTGCGCATCGCCCCGGAACTGTACCTGAAGCGCGCCGCGGTCGGCGGCATCGACCGGGTCTACGAGATCAACCGCAACTTCCGCAACGAGGGCGCCGACTCGACGCACAGTCCCGAGTTCGCGATGCTCGAGGCCTACCAGGCGTACTCGGACTACAACGGCATCGCCGACCTCACCCAGACGCTCGTGCAGAACGCCGCCATCGCGGTGGCGGGTTCGACGATGGTCACCTGGGCCGACGGCACCGTCTATGACCTCGGCGGCGAGTGGGACCGCATCTCGATGTACGAGTCGCTGTCGGCTGCGGCCGGTGTCCAGATCACCCCGCAGACCTCCGTCGACGACATGCGGGCACTCGCCGAGCGCGAGGGTGTGGACGAGCCGCCGCACCCGACGCACGGCAAGTGGGTCGAAGAGCTCTGGGAGCACTTCGTCAAGGGGGGCCTGACCCGACCGACATTCGTGATGGACTTTCCCGTCGACACGAGCCCGCTCGTGCGCGACCACCGCTCGATCGCAGGCGTCGTCGAGAAGTGGGACCTGTATGTGCGCGGGTTCGAGCTGGCAACCGGATACTCGGAGCTCATCGACCCGATCATCCAGCGCGAGCGGTTCGTCGCGCAGGCCAAGCTCAGCGCCGCGGGTGACGTCGAGGCCATGCGCATCGACGAGGAGTTCCTGCGCGCGATGGAGCACGGCATGCCCCCGATGGGCGGCATGGGCATGGGCATCGACCGACTGCTGATGGCGATCACCGGGCTCGGCATCCGTGAGACCATCCTGTTCCCGCTCGTGAAGTAGCTTCCCGTTCCCACGCGGGCCGATGCTGGGCTGCCAGGAACGATCGCACGAGTTCGGCCAGGCCGTG encodes the following:
- the lysS gene encoding lysine--tRNA ligase, whose product is MTDTPAPATAASATAAPANDQPSAEDIVEQKAVRMAKRERLIAEREDAAGGAYPVSVPVTDTISSLRERFGELEAGAETGVTAAVAGRVVFSRNTGKLCFASLQSGDGSRIQAMVSLASVGEESLQRWKELVDLGDHVYVGGEVISSRRGELSIMVTDWAIASKALLPLPNMYTELSEESRVRSRFLDLIVRDRARATVRARAAVNASLRRTFAERDFIEVETPMLQIQHGGASARPFVTHSNAFDAELYLRIAPELYLKRAAVGGIDRVYEINRNFRNEGADSTHSPEFAMLEAYQAYSDYNGIADLTQTLVQNAAIAVAGSTMVTWADGTVYDLGGEWDRISMYESLSAAAGVQITPQTSVDDMRALAEREGVDEPPHPTHGKWVEELWEHFVKGGLTRPTFVMDFPVDTSPLVRDHRSIAGVVEKWDLYVRGFELATGYSELIDPIIQRERFVAQAKLSAAGDVEAMRIDEEFLRAMEHGMPPMGGMGMGIDRLLMAITGLGIRETILFPLVK